DNA from Vitis vinifera cultivar Pinot Noir 40024 chromosome 19, ASM3070453v1:
GTGGATTATTGACTATACAAAATGTGGATTCAACACTGAGATTGAAGACCAAAGGTCAAGAAGTGTATGAATTAAACCTCTCAACTGCTTCAGTGAAGAGCTCGAGTTCTTCAAGTGTACCATACACGTCATAGATGTCATCAATAGTAGAAGTCATGGTTATTACTTTAGTAAGTATCCTTCTAGCCAAGAAAAACTGGGGCTCAAAGTACACCCCCAATATCCAGAAGTAGCACTCCACCACTCGATCTCTTGCAAAAGGAAGCTTGTGTGCGAAGTCTAAATCTTTCCACCACCTAAAATACAGTACAATTCAACGGAACTCCTCAGGTTAAATCTAACTCCTTTCAAActtcaaacaaacaaataagcaGTCCTACATAATTATGTACTTACGCGGAAATATCACTTAGTTCCTTCTGGTGTAATTTCTGTAATAGGTTGAAATCCAACTTTGCTAGCTTCAGCAGAGCTTTATGATGAGAATCATCTGCTTGGTATATGGAAAAATAATGCCTGGCCTCTAGCCTAGGTAACCCCTTTCGGATGGGCTGCTTTAGGGCATGAACTACTTGTTCAGCAAGAGGATTTAAAGAGTATTTTGCTGCGGACTGAAGGTGAGTGGTAGTGAAAGCGAGTGCTTCATCTAATATATCTTCTCCATGCACCCTGAGGTGTGTAGCTTCATACAAGCTTAACATTCCCCGCACATCGCTGCTGAGGGATTCCTTGAAGTTTCCTTCATTATCCTTGAAGTTGTTGAATAAATCTGCTTTACATGACACACAACATGGCTCTTTGAGTTTCCAACTTGTGGATAATACTAATTGAGGTATGTGGTTCATATTAATAGAGGGCAAAAGATTCGTACTTCATTATcctaaatattttatgtgtagCACAATATTGAGAGAAATGAAGATATGAGTGAAGAGACTCACCACATGAGACATGGTAACCTTGTTGTCTTAGTAACCGAAATCGGAGAGAAGCAGTATAAACATCTTCTTCAGCAGAGGCAACGGAACCATCGAACATGTGTTTTAATGCTTCATCAATCTCACTCTCAAAATGGTAAGCAACTCCTAGCCGTTGAATTGCATCGATCAAGAGCAACTTTTGCACAGAATCATCATCAGCAGCCATTAGCATCTTCCTCACTTCTTCTTTCAGCTGTTGGACATGTTGCTTCAAATGATCATCAGTGTTCTGCACcatcaaattgaaaattaataaaataaacatgagCGCCCTGTTAAAAAAATTCACAGCATTCCCTGAATAAGCTGTTTAATTTGTGATATTACAACATTCTAAATACACTAGGAGGGTCCCAATAGATAGCATGGGCGCACTAGGTAACAATGGCCAGTAGCCAGTAGGCATATCTTACTGTGAATTCAGAAGCATAAGAAAGGAAATGATCCCCCCAAATGCTGGGATGATAATTTGCACAGCGCCGGCCAACCTCAGGGCTGAGGTTTTTAGATGGAGCAAGAAGTACCACTGAAGACTGAACAGACATTTTTCTACTATGGTTTGGAAATTGGTTATAATATTATTGCCCGATGTTTTCTTTGGACTTTCAGCACTCATATTTATAGGGCACCAACCCCGAACACGGGCCACAGCAAGATGACCAAATTGCACCTGAAAAAAAACGTGGATAACATAAGCTAGGTGGGTTCCACGCGTAAACCACAAGTTCAAAACGTGTTGAATTACGTAGCTGAACAGACCCATCTTGCTTGAGCTAAATGACAAGAAAATGGGGATACGTAAGCATCTATGCCATGTGACTCTAAGCTATTCCCAtatccttttcatttttcaatatgTCTTATCAATCTTGAACTTTATCCCTTCCACATGACAACCTCAGTAAAATAGTCATTTTGAAATTAGACGATGCTACATAGTTGAAATACCGTTGTGTTTCAATGCTATATAGTACTTTCAAAttgtgttattattttttacttagcAAAATTGTAGTTGAAAATATATAGAGACAAAAGTTtcacttcaaattttaaaaattatttgaaattcaaaagttGATGCAATTAGTACTATAACATCATAAGACtcaataacattaaaaaattataggccgaaattcattttgaatggGCTGACCATTTCTTTCTTGgcatatattcatatttttgtaaatttttttactaagccaataagtttcaaattaaataagacttaaagTATGATATTCATCAtcaagtttattaatttttaaaaattatttgaaattcaaatagtGACtcaattaataccataaatttacatataaatttgaaactcaaaataatttgaaactcacaTAAAATTAATTGCAgattaaatcaaatcattttagCTATAATACTCTATTTGTAATTTAGTTTCATATAATGAAAAACTAGACtcatttacatttttattatttattttaaataaaacattagtaaacaattattattatttatttttaacaaaaataataattatgcttttatgaagatgttaatatccagATTTTTATAACACACTGTGGACCTCGCATTTTCacgtgcgttcccactcgatggtgtgACTcgctttttttattatttgtttgatgaaaatttgatttttagaaaaagacttggagtcgccacttattttattctttttttttaagggaaaaacaaaataagaaataaaaaccctaagtgtgactcctgaaggaaaaaagaaCAGATCTGTGGAAAACCGAGtttgggttcgggggtcaggttacctattgggaaggtacggtgatgagccgtagcacccttctaagcccgtatacataCGATCTCTACTAAACTAATTGAgggaattatgacaattaactaattaataatggatgtcaaaattaataacataaatcaatatacacaaaggtgataacaaaataaaatgacaagAATGTACAAAACAAATGACAAtagaattatgcaaattgatttatcgaactaataaaaaaatatttaaataataataataataataataataaataaataataataataataataataataaataaaataaataaataaaattaactatatgaaaatttcaaaagattttattaaaaacaattttgaatagatgatttcaatttatttatttacaaaaacattttcttcaagtgatttgatttgatttgatttgtatTTAACTTTCAAGAAAAGTTATTTACATTTATGGTATCAatagaatttattacaaaatttcaatttgggcacCAAGattaataatgaatttttacaattttatttgcaaaaatatcttgattcattttcatttaaataaataaataaacaaaaatacaaaaaattaaatcctctatttctcaaaatacttttaatctcattttaattaaggaaaaggaattcatttaaaagaatatttttgaacaattttattaaaaattaatttttgggacaactttaattacaaaacaatttttgaacaatttttattaagcaagtaaatttttggacaatgttattaaaaacaatttttcaaattctattaaaaacaattcttttggatttttctgaatttttatacattacaataaaaaaaactttcttttattaaaaataatattttaaaattattgttttatcaaaacacatttactgaattcttcctctcacttaaacaaaatttatagtttgttcgatgttcaattcCGTACACagtcaataaatatatacaaacaaatatttacaagaactaataaaaataaaaccaaataaaagtgagaaataaaatatgtgtcAAAATAAACTTACCACAAGCTTCACGTGTCATCAACTTGTACTTAGCCAACAAGATTGCAGAAtgggtccatgcaaaaacaaagatAGCATAAATGTAAATAGGCAAAGATTTGCAAAATCCCAAGCAGATATTCAAAcctaaatttcaatttcaaattagtcccataaatttcgtcaattaaaatgagcccaaattactataggtcttaacccaaaacataaaaaaaaaaaatacaaacacaatgaaccaaacctaaaattggataaattaaaataaattttattaggcctaaatttaatattccatagTCTAAgcttaatttaatatacaccacaattgtcctatatccaaattaaataattcaaattggccaaactcatatcaaatattcaaataatccaaTAAACTTCACTCACATTGTAAGcccaaaattcatatcaattaacAAACCCACATTAATAATACATGTgactaaaagaaataatatctTAAGCTCAATCTAATAAGCTCAAACAAATATCCAATTAACAATAGATCGAAGTCCAAATAAATAATATGTAAttgatataataataacaacaataacaatatcaataacaataacaataataatgacaataataataataaaataataataataataataataatgaaaattgtgATGGGGAAGTGAGGGAATGAGAGAGAAGAGGAACGGGCGGCAGTGGGACATTGATGGGtttgtgaaaataataataataataataaagataaaaaaataaaataaaaaaataaagtggaaaaaaaagggaaaatgattgaaagaaaatgagatgaaagggaaaaagaaaagattctGATGCCTTTGGAAGTCGGGtatg
Protein-coding regions in this window:
- the LOC100257265 gene encoding (E)-beta-caryophyllene synthase isoform X1 translates to MSVQSSVVLLAPSKNLSPEVGRRCANYHPSIWGDHFLSYASEFTNTDDHLKQHVQQLKEEVRKMLMAADDDSVQKLLLIDAIQRLGVAYHFESEIDEALKHMFDGSVASAEEDVYTASLRFRLLRQQGYHVSCADLFNNFKDNEGNFKESLSSDVRGMLSLYEATHLRVHGEDILDEALAFTTTHLQSAAKYSLNPLAEQVVHALKQPIRKGLPRLEARHYFSIYQADDSHHKALLKLAKLDFNLLQKLHQKELSDISAWWKDLDFAHKLPFARDRVVECYFWILGVYFEPQFFLARRILTKVITMTSTIDDIYDVYGTLEELELFTEAVERWDISVIDQLPEYMRVCYRALLDVYSEIEEEMAKEGRSYRFYYAKEAMKKQVRAYYEEAQWLQAQQIPTMEEYMPVASATSGYPMLATTSFIAMGDVVTKETFDWVFSEPKIVRASATVSRLMDDMVSHKFEQKRGHVASAVECYMKQHGASEQETRDEFKKQVRDAWKDINQECLMPTAVPMTVLMRILNLARVMDVVYKHEDGYTHSGTFLKDLVTSLLIDSVPI
- the LOC100257265 gene encoding (E)-beta-caryophyllene synthase isoform X2, which translates into the protein MSVQSSVVLLAPSKNLSPEVGRRCANYHPSIWGDHFLSYASEFTNTDDHLKQHVQQLKEEVRKMLMAADDDSVQKLLLIDAIQRLGVAYHFESEIDEALKHMFDGSVASAEEDVYTASLRFRLLRQQGYHVSCDLFNNFKDNEGNFKESLSSDVRGMLSLYEATHLRVHGEDILDEALAFTTTHLQSAAKYSLNPLAEQVVHALKQPIRKGLPRLEARHYFSIYQADDSHHKALLKLAKLDFNLLQKLHQKELSDISAWWKDLDFAHKLPFARDRVVECYFWILGVYFEPQFFLARRILTKVITMTSTIDDIYDVYGTLEELELFTEAVERWDISVIDQLPEYMRVCYRALLDVYSEIEEEMAKEGRSYRFYYAKEAMKKQVRAYYEEAQWLQAQQIPTMEEYMPVASATSGYPMLATTSFIAMGDVVTKETFDWVFSEPKIVRASATVSRLMDDMVSHKFEQKRGHVASAVECYMKQHGASEQETRDEFKKQVRDAWKDINQECLMPTAVPMTVLMRILNLARVMDVVYKHEDGYTHSGTFLKDLVTSLLIDSVPI